One genomic region from Indicator indicator isolate 239-I01 chromosome 7, UM_Iind_1.1, whole genome shotgun sequence encodes:
- the NDUFB8 gene encoding NADH dehydrogenase [ubiquinone] 1 beta subcomplex subunit 8, mitochondrial → MAVAGLRGVLWQRAAARLWAVRAAVAAPPGARAASGLSKDMLPGPYPRTPEERAAAAKKYNMRVEDYQPYPDDGFGYGDYPKLPNKSLHERDPWYQWDQPDMRRNWGEPMHWDFDMYIRNRVDTSPTPVPWHIMRKHFLIFLGTMLTMFVLGELYPSYRPVGPKQYPFNDLYLERGGDPTKEPPVVTHYEI, encoded by the exons ATGGCGGTGGCCGGACTCCGCGGTGTCCTCTGGCAGCGGGCAGCCGCCCGGCTGTGGGCCGTGAGGGCCGCTGTGGCGGCGCCTCCCGGGGCGAGGGCGG CCTCGGGTTTGTCCAAAGACATGTTGCCCGGACCATACCCCCGAACACCGGAGGAGCGCGCAGCCGCCGCAAAGAAGTACAACATGCGGGTGGAAGACTACCAGCCCTATCCCGACGACGGCTTCGG ATATGGTGACTATCCCAAACTCCCTAATAAGTCTCTTCATGAGAGAGACCCTTGGTACCAGTGGGACCAGCCGGACATGAGGCGTAACTGGGGAGAGCCG atGCACTGGGACTTTGACATGTATATTCGGAACCGTGTTGATACATCTCCCACTCCAGTTCCCTGGCACATAATGCGCAAACACTTCCTTATCTTTTTGGGTACCATGCTGACCATGTTTGTTCTTGGAGAGCTCTATCCATCTTACAGGCCTGTG GGACCGAAGCAATATCCCTTCAATGACCTGTacctggagagaggaggagacccCACTAAAGAGCCACCAGTGGTGACACACTATGAAATCTGA
- the HIF1AN gene encoding hypoxia-inducible factor 1-alpha inhibitor, producing the protein MSCSWTEELEQEVAVEQPSSGWRSQGEDASSRRHAGSLVLLAAAEARLPLRLAAAEARCRSLLPSLLGTPLPPAFSLRFRHCHGLAISASVFVVPGFPVVAAMAAASSSAAAAGCQEGPAVATGCGWTESQFRRYSFETRPIPRLSHSDPRAEELIENEEPVVLTDTNLVYPALKWDLDYLQENIGNGDFSVYSASTHKFLYYDEKKMANFKNFKPKSSREEMKFAEFVEKLKEIQQKGGAERLYLQQTLNDTVGRKIVVDFLGFNWNWINKQQGKRGWGQLTSNLLLIGMEGNVTPAHYDEQQNFFAQIKGYKRCILFPPDQFECLYPYPVHHPCDRQSQVDFDNPDYEKFPNFRSVVGYETVVGPGDVLYIPMYWWHHIESLLNGGITITVNFWYKGAPTPKRIEYPLKAHQKVAIMRNIEKMLGEALGNPQEVGPLLNMMIKGRYD; encoded by the exons atgtcctgcagctggactgAGGAGttggagcaggaggtggcagtggAGCAGCCTAGCAGCGGCTGGCGATCTCAAGGGGAAGATGCCAGCAGTCGCAGACACGCAG GCTCGCTGGTGTTGCTCGCTGCCGCTGAGGCTCGCTTGCCGCTGAGGCTCGCTGCCGCTGAGGCTCGCTGCcgctccctcctgccctctctCCTTGGTACCCCTCTACCTCCTGCATTCTCCCTTCGCTTCCGGCATTGCCATGGGTTGGCAATTTCCGCTTCCGTCTTTGTAGTTCCGGGTTTTCCGGTTGTGGCGGCGATGGCGGCGGCTTCCTCTTCGGCCGCAGCCGCGGGCTGTCAGGAGGGCCCAGCGGTGGCGACAGGGTGTGGCTGGACCGAATCCCAGTTCCGTCGTTACTCTTTCGAGACGCGGCCTATTCCGCGGCTCAGCCACAGCGATCCCCGCGCCGAGGAACTCATCGAGAATGAG GAGCCGGTGGTGCTAACAGATACGAACCTGGTTTATCCTGCTCTCAAATGGGACCTGGACTACCTCCAGGAAAACATTGGCAATGGAGACTTCTCAGTGTATAGTGCCAGCACACACAAGTTTTTATACTACGATGAAAAGAAGATGGCCAATTTTAAGAACTTCAAACCCAAGTCAAGCAGGGAAGAGATGAAGTTTGCTGAGTTTGTGGAGAAACTCaaagaaatacaacaaaaagGGGGTGCTGAGAG GCTATATCTGCAGCAAACCTTGAATGACACAGTTGGAAGGAAGATTGTGGTGGATTTCCTTGGCTTCAACTGGAACTGGATTAACAAGCAGCAAGGGAAACGTGGCTGGGGTCAACTGACTTCTAACTTGCTTCTTATTGGCATGGAAG ggaATGTGACACCAGCTCATTATGATGAGCAGCAGAATTTCTTTGCTCAGATTAAGGGTTACAAGAGGTGTATTCTCTTCCCTCCTGATCAATTTGAATGCCTCTACCCTTATCCTGTGCACCATCCATGTGACAGACAGAGCCAG GTGGACTTTGACAATCCTGACTATGAGAAGTTTCCAAACTTCCGGAGTGTGGTTGGCTATGAGACAGTGGTGGGTCCAGGGGATGTGCTGTACATACCTATGTACTG GTGGCACCACATTGAGTCTCTCCTGAATGGGGGGATTACCATCACTGTGAACTTCTGGTACAAG GGTGCCCCAACCCCAAAGAGAATTGAATATCCATTAAAGGCTCATCAGAAAGTGGCGATAATGAGGAACATTGAGAAGATGTTGGGAGAAGCCTTAGGAAATCCACAAGAG GTGGGTCCCTTGTTGAATATGATGATTAAGGGACGATATGACTAA